In the genome of Channa argus isolate prfri chromosome 8, Channa argus male v1.0, whole genome shotgun sequence, the window TTGAATCCAGATAGGGACCTTTGTTGcgtaacaacaaacaaacaacttaaCACCTTCGAATTAGAGGAGGGGATCTGAGTCTAATAAGGTCTCTAACTTTCTGAAGCCAAGAATGAAACATTCATGCCACCTCTATCGGTGATCGATCAACTGTTCAGGAGAgaaggttgttggtttagaacTTCCCTCTCAGTTCTGATGCCtttggggtgactgtggctcctAATGAAGCATCAGTAATTTGATCGTGAAACCCTCCTGTTCACAGTAAAAGTGTCctcgggcaagacactgaaccccaagttgctccagTTCCTGAAAACCTGTCATCGGTGTGTGTCCTGAATTTCCCCCAGAGAATCAGTAAAGTGTGTGCTGTCATCttcaaatttaaacaatgtttacaaTGATTATGAGAACCTGATTTCCAACATGATTAAACAATCCACACCTGACAGACTTaacttgtggaaaaaaaactccCATAAACATCTTCTGGATGACACACGGTGTCCTGAATCCCCTGTGATTGATCCAATCTTCGTCCAACACCTTTCATAAAGCTTTCAGTGAATCATCCGCCTGCTACAGGAGTGAACATATGGATGTTAACTTTTTGATTTTTTCCcgattatttgttttatttagctttttctgaTGAACATGATCTcagatgtttttattctgtatgtTGGTTTGAGGTTTGGGTTCTTAACTTCAActtactgcatgtttttttttaaattacaaaattagaTATAGCAAAGTCCCAATTTGAGGAggattttgttttacacaataaaaagtaatagaTTTTACCttctaaatggaaaaacatttatccattttatttatttattgtttgagagacaattttatttattgcaaaactttaaataaattggTTGCTTTCAGATATGATACTGTGCTctgcgtgtttttttttaataggacaagcttaaaaaagttttttttgcttgctcaaatacatatatttgaacagaaaacaattataaaaaataaaaatcaaacaatttagaaaaagcTCGGTCAGCTCTAGGCTGGACCgttggcattttaaaaaaaattactttacaaAAACGGTCCCTCACCTTTaacatttcttaatttaaaaaccttgactcattttatttttcaattataattggtttcaaattttaatatgaaaacaaataatacactATAATACGTTTTTCTGCTTTGATTAATGCAGTGTCTCTGCTATACAGAGATTCTGAGATAAGTTGCTGAATTCTGCCCTCGTGTGGATAAAACTGAGCCTGTTTTCATCGTTTCATTcttcacaatttttatttacaaaacgaataaaaaaaatttaactgtttttttcttatgtgtCTAATTGCTTAGATACTGCATGTGGAAATGGGTGATAGCAAAATGTGCTTCAGTGCATCATCTTTTCTTTGCATGTctcctgtttctgtctctgactAAATAACTCTGATCGTAGGTGAGTTTAATGACAAAACTGGCTCAGGAATCATGGAAAAACTCAGACAGtgaagaaaatactttttgttcTAATTTTCTTTCGTGCTTTATAAACACTTGACGGTAATGATACTTGCAGCTGCAGGTATTTTTACAAGTGAGGACGTGGAAGAGGCTGAAACGTGCTGCAGGGCTCGTGTGTTTCAGAAACACTGATGACCTATAATAAACTTCTGCAGTTGCACACGTTTTAATCCTGAAATCTCACCACATGACATGTGCGTCAAGGGTCAAGCTTACCTGTGTGATGTCATCGTGGTGGGCGTGGCTGAGACAGCGACAGGTCAACAGGTGTTTAGAAATAGTGAACCAGTAAATTAACTagatctaaaagaaaaaaagaaaaaaaaaagacaaaaataataataataatagttagtTATATGTTCCAGCTGTAGAGTTGAGTTTGATTAAAGTTATAATTCTTATAttgaagtatttatttatttatttatttagccaATTATAAAATTTGTGTTTACTGCAGAATTCCCGATAAGTCATAGATTAAAATTCAATCTACTACAAGATTATTGTGAAGATGAACTGCAGTGCTGTCAAGGTTGATGAtcatgttaacattttaaatctattttcagAACCTGTTGACACATATTTACTGACTCTACATTTATAAAACTAAGCAACAGAGAGATAATGTGTAGCAACAAGTAGCATACatagaaatatacagtatatttaaaaaaaaacacgtgtATAATCACACAGTGTTGTCATACTGAATTATACTGATGTGTATACAGAAATCATATCGCTGTGAAACACTTTAAGAAAGCAGCTGAAAAACctgcaggaggaaaaaaaagtaagaaaaagaacTAAACAAGGATCTGAACATTTTTCCTGCAGAAAACgtatttatgaggcacatgtgCAAAAAAATCTGGACTAGACTTTATTCATGTTATCAGCAGCATTAGGGCTAAGTAGTGTTTAATATACCTTGTTTTCATCAGTTATCATCAGAAATCATTACTTACTGCAGTAGTCCTACTTTGAACTTGTACTTTTTAGGTAGCTCAGGCACTTTAACGAGTGTTTGTGTACCTGCGACTGtacttgtgttatttttttcgGTGCTCAGTTcactaaaagctaaaaatgaaacattctgTGTAAAAACGTTTAAATCAAGTTAACACGAAGCAGCCGGAGGAGAGAAATGAATGACCAGGTCACAGGAAGTGaagcagaggagggaggggtGTCGGTTCCCCCTGTCAGGTTTAAAGAGCCTCGGAACCAAACGGAACCTGCACCGGAAACCACACACGGTTCTAGCGACAACACAAAAAGCTTGAGGAAACCGACAGCTCACCTGTACCTGTGCCTGTTCCATGCAGTCGTGAAGTACCTGTTCGCGCATGCGCACAAACACGATTTAAATGTTGagatttcaaaattaaagcacatCAGAGGAAgctaaaaatctaatttctcacgtggtgattaaaaaaagaaattaaacgGATGCTGCTGATAACACGAATGTACAATCCAGATTTTTTCCACGGGCACTTATAATTAAGTAAtctgcagaaatgtattttaaattctgttatttctatctttctttggcacataaaaaacaacgtagaagtggaaaaaagacacaagacaGAACAAATGGAACTGAAGACGTCCAGGAACGGCGGGTTTATACAATAGACCTCCTCAAACTTGTGaacaaagtagaaaaataaagcaaaaccaaaaaaaaaaaacctgcagttTAATATCATCATAGCCCAAAAAATttgacaggaaaagaaaaaaacaacacaattttaataacataaataataacCAACCACACATCCTGAACTAAACGTGCTGACAGTTTGTTTGTCGCGCGCTCTAACAATAATACAGTTTTGGAAGTTATGGGTTTGTTCAAACATTATTACCATAAATCAAataattcatgtacagattcaagCACAGAACCAATTCAGAAACCTGATTTTTGACtatttactgtgtgtgagtTCTTCTTTAGTTCAcgttgaaataaaatattagatcTGCTGAATTCAGCTCAGAGAAATGTGGAAGGACTCGGCTCTGGAATCAGGGTCGTGACGGAGCAGGAGGCGACGCCGGAAAACACGACTCCTGCAACGCGGGAGGGGCGGGTCCTGGCTCGTCCTGGCTCCTGTAAGTCCCCGGGGGGCTGCTTCCTGGGTCCGTCTGTGTTTAATGAGACTGTCATTATTGATGGGGTCTCCATGGAAACGACGCGTCACGACACACAGAGGGGACGCAGGGTGGGATAAAAGAGGCAGCGGGACGCTGAGGACACGGACACTAACGCTGAACCTACCGGACACCCTGATCTGTCTGCTCCCAAACCATGAGGCTCCACCTGTCTGAGACCTGTCCGCTGCTGCCTGAAGAAGACATGCTGGACGAGACCGCGCATCCTCTGCACACTTTGTACAGGTGAGAGCAAAGGTGTTCACTCCTCTGTAGGTGCAAGTGTGAATCAGTCTCAGCTGTTTCTGTAGCTTAACAAGCTCCTGGCCGCGGGGTCTGGAGATCCAGCTACATGTGCTGGAACAAGTTTAGAACCAGTTGTATGAAGCCAGAAATAACACGAAAGATTTGGTCGAAAATTGTGGTGAACTGGAAAACTACTGGATCATTCTGATCTGGAATCACTTTAAATGGTAGTTTCTAAGTTCGTCTTGAGTGAACAGAGCAAACCTTTTGTGCACAGCTTTGGAGAAGGACACTGACTTAAGGAAGATGCAGTATTTTCATTGTGGTCCAACAAGTAGAGAAAAGCTGCAGGAGTCCAGGTCACAGTTGATGTCTATATCATCTGCTGCTGGATCTgatctgtttgtttctgtctgcagggGTCACGATGGAGGCTTCAGGACCAAACACAGACCGACGGGAAGTGAGATCCACCTCAATGACGGTAggacagtttacatttttaaaaccagaAAATAAGTGAAGTGTTCGGAGTCTGAAGGGTgtcaacacaatatttttttattttacagttttatattaaaatgttaaaatcgaaagaaaaaaatctgaaaatctgtgatgttttgtcttttttaaaatgtaattttcttaaaTCTAAAGTATAATATACAGAAGTGCACTAATTATTCTGCTCACGGTTTTGATTAATAATCATTtcatcaaacaaacatttatttgatgtatttcagagaaaaatctgaaaacctTCAGATTTAAACTGGAAAAAGTCTTTTAATCAAAATAGTTTTAAAGCCGGATccttttcttctgctgctgctgcttctgttcCTGTGTGACAGCTGTCATCCTTAGCTGACCCCCCTCTTGTCCTCAGGTTCTGGTCCACGGGTCGTCCGTCGGATTTTCACCAACAGCCGGGAACGTTGGCGTCAGCAGAATGTCAACGGAGCCTTCGCTGAGCTGCGGCGACTCATCCCCACCCACCCCCCTGACAGGAAGCTCAGCAAGAACGAAATCCTGCGCATGGCACTCAAGTACATCAACTTCTTGGACCATTTGCTGATGGACCAGGATATTAGGGAGGCCACGCAGGACCAAGTGGAGAGCCTGGGGCAGGAGGACAGACTGCATGGGGCACTGTCTCCAAATTCTAGCTGTGAGAGCTCAGTGGATGGAGACTCAGACAGTCTGATGGAGGAACAGGATTGTGGGGAGCTGCAGTACCTCCAACTGGCAACCAGGTGATCAGGTCCAGCAGAGACTCCAACTGGTCCACTGTGTGGGATCCAGGAGAGTCAAGTCAGACCGACGCTGCAGAGAGCAGAACACCATGTAAATCCAGTTCTGggtgatttttatttagtgaGACtcgggtaaaaaaaaaaaaagtttttttaatgaagtacTGTGCACATGTAGTATTATCTTTTACTCAACAAATAAACCCTCACGTACTATtgtggatgaagcagctgtcagtacaTTACATGGTTAAAATCAGTTCCACATTTACCTGCTGCTACATTAGTGGTCAGGTACTGCTGCTTGTAGTGGAGTACTTCTTAGGAAAGTACTGGAACTTGTACATTTTGAGCCTTTTCTATGCTCATCATGATAAATCGCTTTCTGTACCAATACGTTGGGAAAACAGCAGCACgatactttaaaaacacaaaggttTATGTGACATTCACATTGATCAgtgttgttaattttttttctattatgtgTTTAGTATTTTTGTCTCTGACGTGTGTTTTCTTACCTGTTTGAAGTTCTGCAGTCGGAGCAGGAGAACCAGTAACCGCATCTAGTTTCTTTAATGTTAAAGGAACTTTGgtgcttttaatgtttaaaaatctgctgtttgttgtgctGTGCAGTAAAATTGTGTCAGTTGTATTTGTGAGGAAATAGATCAATAAAGAGTGATTtaacatttgtgtgtctgtgaga includes:
- the LOC137131755 gene encoding T-cell acute lymphocytic leukemia protein 1 homolog; translated protein: MRLHLSETCPLLPEEDMLDETAHPLHTLYRGHDGGFRTKHRPTGSEIHLNDGSGPRVVRRIFTNSRERWRQQNVNGAFAELRRLIPTHPPDRKLSKNEILRMALKYINFLDHLLMDQDIREATQDQVESLGQEDRLHGALSPNSSCESSVDGDSDSLMEEQDCGELQYLQLATR